The following coding sequences lie in one Haematobia irritans isolate KBUSLIRL chromosome 3, ASM5000362v1, whole genome shotgun sequence genomic window:
- the LOC142227979 gene encoding kelch-like protein 5 isoform X3, with translation MAASNITNKESPSRDSTNSSSARISLLTDAESFSRDFSLGSLNSAVSQDEFFRCSDHAESVLKRMQLYLENHQLCDVVLIAGIDGRRVPAHRLVLSASSAYFSAMFTGSLRETKEEEVTLGEVHGDALQILVQYCYTGFIELREDTVETLLATACLLQLNAVVTACCNFLARQLHPSNCLGFAFFAEQQSCNTLLQLATAYTCQHFMQVCKNQEFFQLNADQLAKLLASDDLNVPSEQDVFHSLMSWIQHDPNNREQHIPELLALVRLPLLQPSFIMDHVESVCASNECQQLVMEALKWHLLPERRSLISSERTKPRKSTVGRLLAVGGMDAHKGAISIESYCPRLDKWTAWKNMSARRLQFGVAVMDDKLIIVGGRDGLKTLNTVESLDLNSLAWTPLNPMGTHRHGLGVAVLEGPLYAVGGHDGWSYLNTVERWDPVARTWSYVAPMYSMRSTAGVAVLGGRLYVIGGRDGSVCHRSIECYDPHTNKWTMREPMNKRRGGVGVAVAHGFIYALGGHDCPASNPSVCRTDTVERYDPSTDTWTLICSLSIGRDAIGCALLGDRLMAVGGYDGNHYLKTVEEYDPESNEWTQVSQLTYSRAGACVVAIPNIIPSTPPLASSTKVWKPVRLNPNCYRRTVEFVDYYNL, from the exons ATGGCCGCCAGCAATATAACAAACAAAGAGAGTCCCAGTCGGGACTCGACAAATTCATCATCTGCCCGAATATCGTTACTCACAGATGCTGAATCATTCTCGCGGGACTTCAGTTTAGGAAGTTTGAATTCGGCCGTAAGTCAAGATGAGTTTTTCCGCTGTTCTGATCATGCTGAAAGTGTCTTGAAACGAATGCAATTATATTTGGAAAATCATCAATTGTGTGATGTTGTCCTGATAGCAGGCATTGATGGACGAAG aGTGCCTGCTCATCGTTTGGTACTCTCAGCATCCAGTGCCTATTTTTCTGCCATGTTTACTGGTTCTTTGCGTGAAACCAAAGAGGAAGAAGTCACACTGGGAGAAGTTCATGGCGATGCTttacaaatattggtccaataCTGCTACACGGGGTTCATAGAGTTGAGAGAAGACACTGTGGAAACATTGCTGGCAACAGCATGCCTGTTGCAACTAAATGCCGTAGTTACTGCCTGCTGCAATTTCCTAGCCCGACAATTACATCCCTCAAATTGTTTGGGATTTGCATTTTTTGCTGAACAGCAAAGTTGTAATACTCTACTACAACTGGCTACAGCCTAcacatgtcaacattttatgcag GTTTGTAAGAATCAGGAATTCTTTCAATTAAATGCAGACCAATTAGCCAAATTATTGGCAAGTGATGATCTCAATGTTCCCTCGGAACAGGATGTTTTCCATAGTCTAATGTCTTGGATTCAACATGATCCTAATAATCGTGAACAACACATTCCAGAACTGTTGGCTTTGGTTAGGCTTCCATTATTGCAGCCATCTTTTATTATGGATCATGTGGAGAGCGTTTGTGCTTCAAATGAATGCCAACAATTGGTAATGGAGGCACTCAAATGGCACTTGTTACCTGAAAGAAGATCTCTAATCTCGTCCGAACGAACAAAACCTCGAAAGTCTACTGTGGGTAGACTTCTGGCAGTTGGTGGAATGGATGCCCATAAG GGGGCTATTAGTATTGAGAGTTATTGTCCCCGCTTAGATAAATGgactgcctggaaaaatatgtcAGCTAGACGTTTACAATTTGGTGTTGCTGTCATGGATGATAAATTAATTATAGTGGGTGGACGAGATGGCTTGAAAACCTTAAATACTGTTGAGAGTTTGGACTTGAATTCATTAGCGTGGACCCCATTGAACCCTATGGGGACACATCGTCATGGATTGGGAGTGGCTGTGTTGGAAGGACCACTTTATGCTGTAGGCGGTCATGATGGTTGGAGCTATTTGAATACAGTGGAGAG ATGGGATCCCGTTGCAAGAACATGGAGCTACGTTGCACCCATGTATTCGATGAGATCAACGGCAGGTGTAGCTGTATTAGGTGGCCGTCTTTATGTGATAGGTGGTCGAGATGGCTCAGTTTGCCACAGATCTATAGAATGCTATGATCCGCATACCAACAAATGGACTATGCGGGAGCCAATGAATAAACGAAGAGGCGGTGTGGGA gttgcTGTAGCTCATGGATTTATTTATGCCTTGGGCGGCCACGATTGTCCAGCAAGTAATCCTTCGGTTTGTCGCACTGATACAGTAGAACGTTATGATCCTAGCACAGATACATGGACATTG atttgttcGTTGAGTATTGGCAGAGATGCTATTGGTTGTGCTTTGCTTGGAGATCGTCTAATGGCAGTGGGCGGTTACGATGGCAATCATTATTTAAAGACTGTAGAGGAATACGATCCAGAATCCAATGAATGGACACAAGTGTCACAGCTGACATACAGCCGTGCTGGCGCTTGCGTTGTGGCGATTCCAAATATAATTCCTTCAACACCGCCACTAGCAAGTTCAACA
- the LOC142227979 gene encoding kelch-like protein 5 isoform X1: MAASNITNKESPSRDSTNSSSARISLLTDAESFSRDFSLGSLNSAVSQDEFFRCSDHAESVLKRMQLYLENHQLCDVVLIAGIDGRRVPAHRLVLSASSAYFSAMFTGSLRETKEEEVTLGEVHGDALQILVQYCYTGFIELREDTVETLLATACLLQLNAVVTACCNFLARQLHPSNCLGFAFFAEQQSCNTLLQLATAYTCQHFMQVCKNQEFFQLNADQLAKLLASDDLNVPSEQDVFHSLMSWIQHDPNNREQHIPELLALVRLPLLQPSFIMDHVESVCASNECQQLVMEALKWHLLPERRSLISSERTKPRKSTVGRLLAVGGMDAHKVKGAISIESYCPRLDKWTAWKNMSARRLQFGVAVMDDKLIIVGGRDGLKTLNTVESLDLNSLAWTPLNPMGTHRHGLGVAVLEGPLYAVGGHDGWSYLNTVERWDPVARTWSYVAPMYSMRSTAGVAVLGGRLYVIGGRDGSVCHRSIECYDPHTNKWTMREPMNKRRGGVGVAVAHGFIYALGGHDCPASNPSVCRTDTVERYDPSTDTWTLICSLSIGRDAIGCALLGDRLMAVGGYDGNHYLKTVEEYDPESNEWTQVSQLTYSRAGACVVAIPNIIPSTPPLASSTKVWKPVRLNPNCYRRTVEFVDYYNL; encoded by the exons ATGGCCGCCAGCAATATAACAAACAAAGAGAGTCCCAGTCGGGACTCGACAAATTCATCATCTGCCCGAATATCGTTACTCACAGATGCTGAATCATTCTCGCGGGACTTCAGTTTAGGAAGTTTGAATTCGGCCGTAAGTCAAGATGAGTTTTTCCGCTGTTCTGATCATGCTGAAAGTGTCTTGAAACGAATGCAATTATATTTGGAAAATCATCAATTGTGTGATGTTGTCCTGATAGCAGGCATTGATGGACGAAG aGTGCCTGCTCATCGTTTGGTACTCTCAGCATCCAGTGCCTATTTTTCTGCCATGTTTACTGGTTCTTTGCGTGAAACCAAAGAGGAAGAAGTCACACTGGGAGAAGTTCATGGCGATGCTttacaaatattggtccaataCTGCTACACGGGGTTCATAGAGTTGAGAGAAGACACTGTGGAAACATTGCTGGCAACAGCATGCCTGTTGCAACTAAATGCCGTAGTTACTGCCTGCTGCAATTTCCTAGCCCGACAATTACATCCCTCAAATTGTTTGGGATTTGCATTTTTTGCTGAACAGCAAAGTTGTAATACTCTACTACAACTGGCTACAGCCTAcacatgtcaacattttatgcag GTTTGTAAGAATCAGGAATTCTTTCAATTAAATGCAGACCAATTAGCCAAATTATTGGCAAGTGATGATCTCAATGTTCCCTCGGAACAGGATGTTTTCCATAGTCTAATGTCTTGGATTCAACATGATCCTAATAATCGTGAACAACACATTCCAGAACTGTTGGCTTTGGTTAGGCTTCCATTATTGCAGCCATCTTTTATTATGGATCATGTGGAGAGCGTTTGTGCTTCAAATGAATGCCAACAATTGGTAATGGAGGCACTCAAATGGCACTTGTTACCTGAAAGAAGATCTCTAATCTCGTCCGAACGAACAAAACCTCGAAAGTCTACTGTGGGTAGACTTCTGGCAGTTGGTGGAATGGATGCCCATAAGGTAAAG GGGGCTATTAGTATTGAGAGTTATTGTCCCCGCTTAGATAAATGgactgcctggaaaaatatgtcAGCTAGACGTTTACAATTTGGTGTTGCTGTCATGGATGATAAATTAATTATAGTGGGTGGACGAGATGGCTTGAAAACCTTAAATACTGTTGAGAGTTTGGACTTGAATTCATTAGCGTGGACCCCATTGAACCCTATGGGGACACATCGTCATGGATTGGGAGTGGCTGTGTTGGAAGGACCACTTTATGCTGTAGGCGGTCATGATGGTTGGAGCTATTTGAATACAGTGGAGAG ATGGGATCCCGTTGCAAGAACATGGAGCTACGTTGCACCCATGTATTCGATGAGATCAACGGCAGGTGTAGCTGTATTAGGTGGCCGTCTTTATGTGATAGGTGGTCGAGATGGCTCAGTTTGCCACAGATCTATAGAATGCTATGATCCGCATACCAACAAATGGACTATGCGGGAGCCAATGAATAAACGAAGAGGCGGTGTGGGA gttgcTGTAGCTCATGGATTTATTTATGCCTTGGGCGGCCACGATTGTCCAGCAAGTAATCCTTCGGTTTGTCGCACTGATACAGTAGAACGTTATGATCCTAGCACAGATACATGGACATTG atttgttcGTTGAGTATTGGCAGAGATGCTATTGGTTGTGCTTTGCTTGGAGATCGTCTAATGGCAGTGGGCGGTTACGATGGCAATCATTATTTAAAGACTGTAGAGGAATACGATCCAGAATCCAATGAATGGACACAAGTGTCACAGCTGACATACAGCCGTGCTGGCGCTTGCGTTGTGGCGATTCCAAATATAATTCCTTCAACACCGCCACTAGCAAGTTCAACA
- the LOC142227979 gene encoding kelch-like protein 5 isoform X2, translated as MAASNITNKESPSRDSTNSSSARISLLTDAESFSRDFSLGSLNSAVSQDEFFRCSDHAESVLKRMQLYLENHQLCDVVLIAGIDGRRVPAHRLVLSASSAYFSAMFTGSLRETKEEEVTLGEVHGDALQILVQYCYTGFIELREDTVETLLATACLLQLNAVVTACCNFLARQLHPSNCLGFAFFAEQQSCNTLLQLATAYTCQHFMQVCKNQEFFQLNADQLAKLLASDDLNVPSEQDVFHSLMSWIQHDPNNREQHIPELLALVRLPLLQPSFIMDHVESVCASNECQQLVMEALKWHLLPERRSLISSERTKPRKSTVGRLLAVGGMDAHKVKGAISIESYCPRLDKWTAWKNMSARRLQFGVAVMDDKLIIVGGRDGLKTLNTVESLDLNSLAWTPLNPMGTHRHGLGVAVLEGPLYAVGGHDGWSYLNTVERWDPVARTWSYVAPMYSMRSTAGVAVLGGRLYVIGGRDGSVCHRSIECYDPHTNKWTMREPMNKRRGGVGVAVAHGFIYALGGHDCPASNPSVCRTDTVERYDPSTDTWTLICSLSIGRDAIGCALLGDRLMAVGGYDGNHYLKTVEEYDPESNEWTQVSQLTYSRAGACVVAIPNIIPSTPPLASSTVWKPVRLNPNCYRRTVEFVDYYNL; from the exons ATGGCCGCCAGCAATATAACAAACAAAGAGAGTCCCAGTCGGGACTCGACAAATTCATCATCTGCCCGAATATCGTTACTCACAGATGCTGAATCATTCTCGCGGGACTTCAGTTTAGGAAGTTTGAATTCGGCCGTAAGTCAAGATGAGTTTTTCCGCTGTTCTGATCATGCTGAAAGTGTCTTGAAACGAATGCAATTATATTTGGAAAATCATCAATTGTGTGATGTTGTCCTGATAGCAGGCATTGATGGACGAAG aGTGCCTGCTCATCGTTTGGTACTCTCAGCATCCAGTGCCTATTTTTCTGCCATGTTTACTGGTTCTTTGCGTGAAACCAAAGAGGAAGAAGTCACACTGGGAGAAGTTCATGGCGATGCTttacaaatattggtccaataCTGCTACACGGGGTTCATAGAGTTGAGAGAAGACACTGTGGAAACATTGCTGGCAACAGCATGCCTGTTGCAACTAAATGCCGTAGTTACTGCCTGCTGCAATTTCCTAGCCCGACAATTACATCCCTCAAATTGTTTGGGATTTGCATTTTTTGCTGAACAGCAAAGTTGTAATACTCTACTACAACTGGCTACAGCCTAcacatgtcaacattttatgcag GTTTGTAAGAATCAGGAATTCTTTCAATTAAATGCAGACCAATTAGCCAAATTATTGGCAAGTGATGATCTCAATGTTCCCTCGGAACAGGATGTTTTCCATAGTCTAATGTCTTGGATTCAACATGATCCTAATAATCGTGAACAACACATTCCAGAACTGTTGGCTTTGGTTAGGCTTCCATTATTGCAGCCATCTTTTATTATGGATCATGTGGAGAGCGTTTGTGCTTCAAATGAATGCCAACAATTGGTAATGGAGGCACTCAAATGGCACTTGTTACCTGAAAGAAGATCTCTAATCTCGTCCGAACGAACAAAACCTCGAAAGTCTACTGTGGGTAGACTTCTGGCAGTTGGTGGAATGGATGCCCATAAGGTAAAG GGGGCTATTAGTATTGAGAGTTATTGTCCCCGCTTAGATAAATGgactgcctggaaaaatatgtcAGCTAGACGTTTACAATTTGGTGTTGCTGTCATGGATGATAAATTAATTATAGTGGGTGGACGAGATGGCTTGAAAACCTTAAATACTGTTGAGAGTTTGGACTTGAATTCATTAGCGTGGACCCCATTGAACCCTATGGGGACACATCGTCATGGATTGGGAGTGGCTGTGTTGGAAGGACCACTTTATGCTGTAGGCGGTCATGATGGTTGGAGCTATTTGAATACAGTGGAGAG ATGGGATCCCGTTGCAAGAACATGGAGCTACGTTGCACCCATGTATTCGATGAGATCAACGGCAGGTGTAGCTGTATTAGGTGGCCGTCTTTATGTGATAGGTGGTCGAGATGGCTCAGTTTGCCACAGATCTATAGAATGCTATGATCCGCATACCAACAAATGGACTATGCGGGAGCCAATGAATAAACGAAGAGGCGGTGTGGGA gttgcTGTAGCTCATGGATTTATTTATGCCTTGGGCGGCCACGATTGTCCAGCAAGTAATCCTTCGGTTTGTCGCACTGATACAGTAGAACGTTATGATCCTAGCACAGATACATGGACATTG atttgttcGTTGAGTATTGGCAGAGATGCTATTGGTTGTGCTTTGCTTGGAGATCGTCTAATGGCAGTGGGCGGTTACGATGGCAATCATTATTTAAAGACTGTAGAGGAATACGATCCAGAATCCAATGAATGGACACAAGTGTCACAGCTGACATACAGCCGTGCTGGCGCTTGCGTTGTGGCGATTCCAAATATAATTCCTTCAACACCGCCACTAGCAAGTTCAACA
- the LOC142227979 gene encoding kelch-like protein 5 isoform X5, with amino-acid sequence MAASNITNKESPSRDSTNSSSARISLLTDAESFSRDFSLGSLNSAVSQDEFFRCSDHAESVLKRMQLYLENHQLCDVVLIAGIDGRRVPAHRLVLSASSAYFSAMFTGSLRETKEEEVTLGEVHGDALQILVQYCYTGFIELREDTVETLLATACLLQLNAVVTACCNFLARQLHPSNCLGFAFFAEQQSCNTLLQLATAYTCQHFMQVCKNQEFFQLNADQLAKLLASDDLNVPSEQDVFHSLMSWIQHDPNNREQHIPELLALVRLPLLQPSFIMDHVESVCASNECQQLVMEALKWHLLPERRSLISSERTKPRKSTVGRLLAVGGMDAHKVKGAISIESYCPRLDKWTAWKNMSARRLQFGVAVMDDKLIIVGGRDGLKTLNTVESLDLNSLAWTPLNPMGTHRHGLGVAVLEGPLYAVGGHDGWSYLNTVERWDPVARTWSYVAPMYSMRSTAGVAVLGGRLYVIGGRDGSVCHRSIECYDPHTNKWTMREPMNKRRGGVGVAVAHGFIYALGGHDCPASNPSVCRTDTVERYDPSTDTWTLICSLSIGRDAIGCALLGDRLMAVGGYDGNHYLKTVEEYDPESNEWTQVSQLTYSRAGACVVAIPNIIPSTPPLKVWKPVRLNPNCYRRTVEFVDYYNL; translated from the exons ATGGCCGCCAGCAATATAACAAACAAAGAGAGTCCCAGTCGGGACTCGACAAATTCATCATCTGCCCGAATATCGTTACTCACAGATGCTGAATCATTCTCGCGGGACTTCAGTTTAGGAAGTTTGAATTCGGCCGTAAGTCAAGATGAGTTTTTCCGCTGTTCTGATCATGCTGAAAGTGTCTTGAAACGAATGCAATTATATTTGGAAAATCATCAATTGTGTGATGTTGTCCTGATAGCAGGCATTGATGGACGAAG aGTGCCTGCTCATCGTTTGGTACTCTCAGCATCCAGTGCCTATTTTTCTGCCATGTTTACTGGTTCTTTGCGTGAAACCAAAGAGGAAGAAGTCACACTGGGAGAAGTTCATGGCGATGCTttacaaatattggtccaataCTGCTACACGGGGTTCATAGAGTTGAGAGAAGACACTGTGGAAACATTGCTGGCAACAGCATGCCTGTTGCAACTAAATGCCGTAGTTACTGCCTGCTGCAATTTCCTAGCCCGACAATTACATCCCTCAAATTGTTTGGGATTTGCATTTTTTGCTGAACAGCAAAGTTGTAATACTCTACTACAACTGGCTACAGCCTAcacatgtcaacattttatgcag GTTTGTAAGAATCAGGAATTCTTTCAATTAAATGCAGACCAATTAGCCAAATTATTGGCAAGTGATGATCTCAATGTTCCCTCGGAACAGGATGTTTTCCATAGTCTAATGTCTTGGATTCAACATGATCCTAATAATCGTGAACAACACATTCCAGAACTGTTGGCTTTGGTTAGGCTTCCATTATTGCAGCCATCTTTTATTATGGATCATGTGGAGAGCGTTTGTGCTTCAAATGAATGCCAACAATTGGTAATGGAGGCACTCAAATGGCACTTGTTACCTGAAAGAAGATCTCTAATCTCGTCCGAACGAACAAAACCTCGAAAGTCTACTGTGGGTAGACTTCTGGCAGTTGGTGGAATGGATGCCCATAAGGTAAAG GGGGCTATTAGTATTGAGAGTTATTGTCCCCGCTTAGATAAATGgactgcctggaaaaatatgtcAGCTAGACGTTTACAATTTGGTGTTGCTGTCATGGATGATAAATTAATTATAGTGGGTGGACGAGATGGCTTGAAAACCTTAAATACTGTTGAGAGTTTGGACTTGAATTCATTAGCGTGGACCCCATTGAACCCTATGGGGACACATCGTCATGGATTGGGAGTGGCTGTGTTGGAAGGACCACTTTATGCTGTAGGCGGTCATGATGGTTGGAGCTATTTGAATACAGTGGAGAG ATGGGATCCCGTTGCAAGAACATGGAGCTACGTTGCACCCATGTATTCGATGAGATCAACGGCAGGTGTAGCTGTATTAGGTGGCCGTCTTTATGTGATAGGTGGTCGAGATGGCTCAGTTTGCCACAGATCTATAGAATGCTATGATCCGCATACCAACAAATGGACTATGCGGGAGCCAATGAATAAACGAAGAGGCGGTGTGGGA gttgcTGTAGCTCATGGATTTATTTATGCCTTGGGCGGCCACGATTGTCCAGCAAGTAATCCTTCGGTTTGTCGCACTGATACAGTAGAACGTTATGATCCTAGCACAGATACATGGACATTG atttgttcGTTGAGTATTGGCAGAGATGCTATTGGTTGTGCTTTGCTTGGAGATCGTCTAATGGCAGTGGGCGGTTACGATGGCAATCATTATTTAAAGACTGTAGAGGAATACGATCCAGAATCCAATGAATGGACACAAGTGTCACAGCTGACATACAGCCGTGCTGGCGCTTGCGTTGTGGCGATTCCAAATATAATTCCTTCAACACCGCCACTA
- the LOC142227979 gene encoding kelch-like protein 5 isoform X4: MAASNITNKESPSRDSTNSSSARISLLTDAESFSRDFSLGSLNSAVSQDEFFRCSDHAESVLKRMQLYLENHQLCDVVLIAGIDGRRVPAHRLVLSASSAYFSAMFTGSLRETKEEEVTLGEVHGDALQILVQYCYTGFIELREDTVETLLATACLLQLNAVVTACCNFLARQLHPSNCLGFAFFAEQQSCNTLLQLATAYTCQHFMQVCKNQEFFQLNADQLAKLLASDDLNVPSEQDVFHSLMSWIQHDPNNREQHIPELLALVRLPLLQPSFIMDHVESVCASNECQQLVMEALKWHLLPERRSLISSERTKPRKSTVGRLLAVGGMDAHKGAISIESYCPRLDKWTAWKNMSARRLQFGVAVMDDKLIIVGGRDGLKTLNTVESLDLNSLAWTPLNPMGTHRHGLGVAVLEGPLYAVGGHDGWSYLNTVERWDPVARTWSYVAPMYSMRSTAGVAVLGGRLYVIGGRDGSVCHRSIECYDPHTNKWTMREPMNKRRGGVGVAVAHGFIYALGGHDCPASNPSVCRTDTVERYDPSTDTWTLICSLSIGRDAIGCALLGDRLMAVGGYDGNHYLKTVEEYDPESNEWTQVSQLTYSRAGACVVAIPNIIPSTPPLASSTVWKPVRLNPNCYRRTVEFVDYYNL, encoded by the exons ATGGCCGCCAGCAATATAACAAACAAAGAGAGTCCCAGTCGGGACTCGACAAATTCATCATCTGCCCGAATATCGTTACTCACAGATGCTGAATCATTCTCGCGGGACTTCAGTTTAGGAAGTTTGAATTCGGCCGTAAGTCAAGATGAGTTTTTCCGCTGTTCTGATCATGCTGAAAGTGTCTTGAAACGAATGCAATTATATTTGGAAAATCATCAATTGTGTGATGTTGTCCTGATAGCAGGCATTGATGGACGAAG aGTGCCTGCTCATCGTTTGGTACTCTCAGCATCCAGTGCCTATTTTTCTGCCATGTTTACTGGTTCTTTGCGTGAAACCAAAGAGGAAGAAGTCACACTGGGAGAAGTTCATGGCGATGCTttacaaatattggtccaataCTGCTACACGGGGTTCATAGAGTTGAGAGAAGACACTGTGGAAACATTGCTGGCAACAGCATGCCTGTTGCAACTAAATGCCGTAGTTACTGCCTGCTGCAATTTCCTAGCCCGACAATTACATCCCTCAAATTGTTTGGGATTTGCATTTTTTGCTGAACAGCAAAGTTGTAATACTCTACTACAACTGGCTACAGCCTAcacatgtcaacattttatgcag GTTTGTAAGAATCAGGAATTCTTTCAATTAAATGCAGACCAATTAGCCAAATTATTGGCAAGTGATGATCTCAATGTTCCCTCGGAACAGGATGTTTTCCATAGTCTAATGTCTTGGATTCAACATGATCCTAATAATCGTGAACAACACATTCCAGAACTGTTGGCTTTGGTTAGGCTTCCATTATTGCAGCCATCTTTTATTATGGATCATGTGGAGAGCGTTTGTGCTTCAAATGAATGCCAACAATTGGTAATGGAGGCACTCAAATGGCACTTGTTACCTGAAAGAAGATCTCTAATCTCGTCCGAACGAACAAAACCTCGAAAGTCTACTGTGGGTAGACTTCTGGCAGTTGGTGGAATGGATGCCCATAAG GGGGCTATTAGTATTGAGAGTTATTGTCCCCGCTTAGATAAATGgactgcctggaaaaatatgtcAGCTAGACGTTTACAATTTGGTGTTGCTGTCATGGATGATAAATTAATTATAGTGGGTGGACGAGATGGCTTGAAAACCTTAAATACTGTTGAGAGTTTGGACTTGAATTCATTAGCGTGGACCCCATTGAACCCTATGGGGACACATCGTCATGGATTGGGAGTGGCTGTGTTGGAAGGACCACTTTATGCTGTAGGCGGTCATGATGGTTGGAGCTATTTGAATACAGTGGAGAG ATGGGATCCCGTTGCAAGAACATGGAGCTACGTTGCACCCATGTATTCGATGAGATCAACGGCAGGTGTAGCTGTATTAGGTGGCCGTCTTTATGTGATAGGTGGTCGAGATGGCTCAGTTTGCCACAGATCTATAGAATGCTATGATCCGCATACCAACAAATGGACTATGCGGGAGCCAATGAATAAACGAAGAGGCGGTGTGGGA gttgcTGTAGCTCATGGATTTATTTATGCCTTGGGCGGCCACGATTGTCCAGCAAGTAATCCTTCGGTTTGTCGCACTGATACAGTAGAACGTTATGATCCTAGCACAGATACATGGACATTG atttgttcGTTGAGTATTGGCAGAGATGCTATTGGTTGTGCTTTGCTTGGAGATCGTCTAATGGCAGTGGGCGGTTACGATGGCAATCATTATTTAAAGACTGTAGAGGAATACGATCCAGAATCCAATGAATGGACACAAGTGTCACAGCTGACATACAGCCGTGCTGGCGCTTGCGTTGTGGCGATTCCAAATATAATTCCTTCAACACCGCCACTAGCAAGTTCAACA